One segment of Vulpes lagopus strain Blue_001 chromosome 8, ASM1834538v1, whole genome shotgun sequence DNA contains the following:
- the THNSL1 gene encoding threonine synthase-like 1, whose product MLHFNRCPHLKQIAQKCFSSIHVRTDKHVQLFLSRTFALAEFRKSWHSTHSVVGDKNIILMGPPGAGKTTVGRIIGQKLGCCVIDVDDDILEKTWNMSVSEKLQDVGNEQFLEEEGKAVLNFSASGSVISLTGSNPMHDASMWHLKKNGIIVYLDVPLIDIVSRLKLMKIDRIVGQNAEISLKDLLKFRRQYYKKWYDTRVFCESGASPEEVADKVLKAVKRYQDVDSETFISTRHIWPKDRERKVSTKFFSEAVIEGLASDGGLFVPEKEFPKLNCGEWKSLVGATYIERAQILLEKCIHPADIPAARLGEMIETAYGENFACSKIAPVRHLSGNQFILELFHGPTGSFKDLSLQLMPHLFAHCIPPSCNYMILVATSGDTGSAVLNGFSRINKNDKQRIAVATFFPENGVSDFQKAQIIGSQKENGWAVGVKSDFDFCQTAVKGIFKDSDFTGFLIMEYGTVLSSANSINWGRLLPQVVYHASAYLDLVSQGFISFGSPVDVCIPTGNFGNILAAVYAKMMGIPIRKFICASNQNHVLTDFIKTGHYDLRERKLTQTFSPAIDILKASNLERHLHLVADKDGELMTKLFSQLEEQHHFQIEKMLVEKLQQDFVADWCSEGECLAAIHSTYNTSGYILDPHTAVAKVVADRMQDKTCPVIVSSTAHYSKFAPAIMQALKIEEINHNSSSQLYLLSSYNALPPPHEALLERTKQQEKMEYQVCAADVNVLKSHVEKLIQSQFI is encoded by the coding sequence atGCTCCACTTTAACCGATGTCCGCATCTGAAACAAATAGCCCAGAAATGTTTTTCTAGTATACATGTTAGAACGGATAAACATGTGCAGCTGTTTCTTTCAAGAACCTTTGCACTTGCAGAATTCAGGAAGTCATGGCACTCAACCCACTCTGTTGTTGGAGACAAAAATATTATCCTGATGGGACCGCCTGGTGCTGGGAAAACAACTGTAGGCAGAATAATAGGTCAGAAACTAGGTTGTTGTGTCATCGATGTGGATGATGATATCCTTGAAAAAACCTGGAATATGAGCGTGTCTGAAAAATTACAGGATGTTGGTAATGAGCAATttttagaagaggaaggaaaagccGTGTTAAACTTCTCTGCATCTGGAAGTGTGATTTCCCTTACGGGGTCCAATCCAATGCATGATGCTAGCATGTGGCAtctgaagaaaaatggaataattgTATACCTGGATGTACCTCTAATAGATATAGTCAGCCgtctaaaattaatgaaaatagatAGGATCGTAGGTCAGAATGCTGAAATATCTCTGAAAGACTTACTTAAGTTTAGAAGACAGTATTACAAGAAGTGGTATGATACCCGTGTGTTTTGTGAAAGTGGGGCTTCCCCCGAGGAGGTAGCTGACAAAGTGCTTAAAGCAGTTAAAAGATACCAAGATGTGGACTCAGAAACATTCATTTCAACAAGACACATTTGGCCTAAAGACCGTGAACGGAAGGTTTCGACAAAATTCTTTAGTGAAGCAGTGATTGAGGGGTTAGCTTCTGATGGTGGACTCTTCGTTCCTGAGAAGGAGTTTCCAAAATTAAACTGTGGGGAGTGGAAAAGCCTAGTAGGAGCAACCTACatagaaagagcacaaatactgTTGGAAAAGTGTATACATCCTGCTGACATACCTGCTGCCAGATTGGGAGAAATGATTGAAACTGCTTACGGGGAAAACTTTGCCTGCTCAAAAATTGCCCCTGTCAGACACCTTTCAGGCAACCAGTTCATCCTGGAGTTGTTTCATGGACCAACGGGATCATTTAAAGATTTGTCTTTACAGCTTATGCCTCATCTTTTTGCACACTGTATTCCACCAAGTTGCAATTATATGATACTTGTAGCTACTTCAGGAGACACAGGGAGTGCAGTCTTAAATGGCTTTAGCCGTATTAATAAGAATGATAAGCAAAGAATAGCTGTGGCCACATTTTTTCCTGAGAACGGAGTAAGTGATTttcaaaaagcacaaataattggcagtcagaaagaaaatggatggGCAGTGGGTGTCAAGTCAGATTTTGATTTTTGCCAGACAGCTgtgaaaggaatttttaaagattctgattTTACTGGCTTCCTTATTATGGAATATGGAACAGTCTTAAGTTCAGCGAATTCCATAAACTGGGGCCGACTGCTTCCCCAAGTAGTTTATCATGCTTCTGCATATCTTGATCTTGTTAGCcaaggatttatttcttttggaagcCCAGTTGATGTCTGTATTCCCACTGGAAATTTTGGTAACATTTTAGCAGCCGTGTATGCCAAAATGATGGGAATCCCTATTCGAAAATTTATTTGTGCCTCTAATCAGAACCATGTTTTGACTGATTTTATAAAAACAGGACATTACGATTTAAGGGAGAGAAAATTAACACAGACCTTTTCACCAGCAATAGATATTCTTAAAGCTTCAAATTTGGAACGACATTTACACTTGGTGGCTGATAAGGATGGAGAATTAATGACAAAATTATTTAGTCAATTAGAAGAGCAACATCACTTCCAGATAGAGAAGATGCTAGTTGAGAAACTTCAGCAGGATTTCGTGGCTGACTGGTGCTCTGAGGGAGAGTGTCTGGCAGCCATTCATTCCACCTACAATACTTCAGGATATATTCTGGATCCACACACTGCTGTTGCAAAAGTGGTTGCAGACAGAATGCAAGATAAAACCTGCCCAGTGATTGTCTCATCTACAGCTCATTACTCCAAGTTTGCACCTGCTATCATGCAAGCTTTAAAGATTGAAGAAATCAACCATAACTCATCAAGTCAGCTTTATTTACTGAGTTCATATAATGCACTGCCTCCACCGCATGAAGCTTTATTAGAGAGAACGAAACAGCAAGAGAAGATGGAGTACCAGGTCTGTGCAGCTGATGTGAATGTCCTGAAGAGTCATGTGGAGAAACTAATACAAAGtcaattcatataa